A window of the Plutella xylostella chromosome 11, ilPluXylo3.1, whole genome shotgun sequence genome harbors these coding sequences:
- the LOC105398813 gene encoding 50 kDa gamma-zein isoform X1 produces the protein MLRFVILAAFLQCTFSQQYQQKVAPGVPPQNYQANNYQNAPPPPPPQQQQYQQQQYQQQQYQQVPIQQQQVPIQQQVPIQQQQVPIQQQQVPVQQQHGGHGGEQLLNTANIAQEREHIQEHMEVPIDTSKMSEQELQFHYFKMHDADKNNKLDGCELIKSLIHWHEESQNKDHGHQHEGAPPSGEKIFTDEELVTLIDPIMKQDDNNLDGYIDYPEFMRAQQRTAQIQADNARKPQQ, from the exons ATGCTGCGTTTCGTGATATTAGCTGCATTTTTGCAATGTACATTTTCGCAACAATATCAACAGAAAGTTGCCCCTGGGGTTCCCCCGCAAAACTATCAG gcaAACAACTATCAAAATGCGCCGCCCCCACCTCCCCCTCAACAGCAG CAATATCAGCAGCAGCAGTACcaacaacaacaatatcaaCAAGTCCCGATTCAACAACAACAAGTGCCGATTCAACAACAAGTTCCAATTCAACAACAACAGGTCCCTATTCAACAGCAACAAGTCCCGGTTCAACAGCAACATGGGGGCCATGGTG gTGAGCAGCTTTTGAACACTGCAAACATCGCACAGGAAAGAGA GCACATCCAAGAGCACATGGAGGTGCCCATAGACACGTCCAAGATGTCGGAGCAAGAGCTGCAGTTCCACTACTTCAAGATGCACGACGCCGACAAAAATAACAAGCTAGACGGGTGCGAGCTGATCAAGTCGCTTATACACTGGCATG AGGAATCTCAGAACAAGGATCACGGGCATCAACACGAGGGAGCTCCACCGAGCggagaaaaaatattcacagACGAAGAATTAGTTACTTTAATAGACCCCATTATGAAACAGGATGATAACAATCTAGATGGTTACATAGATTATCCAGAATTTATGAGGGCGCAGCAGAGAACTGCCCAGATTCAGGCGGATAACGCCAGGAAACCACAGCAgtaa
- the LOC105398813 gene encoding 50 kDa gamma-zein isoform X2, which produces MLRFVILAAFLQCTFSQQYQQKVAPGVPPQNYQANNYQNAPPPPPPQQQQYQQQQYQQQQYQQVPIQQQQVPIQQQVPIQQQQVPIQQQQVPVQQQHGGHGGEQLLNTANIAQEREHIQEHMEVPIDTSKMSEQELQFHYFKMHDADKNNKLDGCELIKSLIHWHGKHDKDHADYTDKQLEDLMEYALVHTDVNNDGYVDYYEFTYSNYKANKATEAKVDASKPPQ; this is translated from the exons ATGCTGCGTTTCGTGATATTAGCTGCATTTTTGCAATGTACATTTTCGCAACAATATCAACAGAAAGTTGCCCCTGGGGTTCCCCCGCAAAACTATCAG gcaAACAACTATCAAAATGCGCCGCCCCCACCTCCCCCTCAACAGCAG CAATATCAGCAGCAGCAGTACcaacaacaacaatatcaaCAAGTCCCGATTCAACAACAACAAGTGCCGATTCAACAACAAGTTCCAATTCAACAACAACAGGTCCCTATTCAACAGCAACAAGTCCCGGTTCAACAGCAACATGGGGGCCATGGTG gTGAGCAGCTTTTGAACACTGCAAACATCGCACAGGAAAGAGA GCACATCCAAGAGCACATGGAGGTGCCCATAGACACGTCCAAGATGTCGGAGCAAGAGCTGCAGTTCCACTACTTCAAGATGCACGACGCCGACAAAAATAACAAGCTAGACGGGTGCGAGCTGATCAAGTCGCTTATACACTGGCATG GAAAACACGACAAAGATCACGCGGATTACACAGACAAGCAACTGGAAGATTTGATGGAGTATGCATTGGTTCATACGGACGTAAACAACGATGGTTATGTCGACTATTACGAGTTCACCTACAGTAACTACAAAGCTAACAAAGCAACTGAAGCTAAAGTGGACGCATCAAAACCACCACAATAA
- the LOC105398813 gene encoding multiple coagulation factor deficiency protein 2 homolog isoform X3 has protein sequence MLRFVILAAFLQCTFSQQYQQKVAPGVPPQNYQQYQQQQYQQQQYQQVPIQQQQVPIQQQVPIQQQQVPIQQQQVPVQQQHGGHGGEQLLNTANIAQEREHIQEHMEVPIDTSKMSEQELQFHYFKMHDADKNNKLDGCELIKSLIHWHEESQNKDHGHQHEGAPPSGEKIFTDEELVTLIDPIMKQDDNNLDGYIDYPEFMRAQQRTAQIQADNARKPQQ, from the exons ATGCTGCGTTTCGTGATATTAGCTGCATTTTTGCAATGTACATTTTCGCAACAATATCAACAGAAAGTTGCCCCTGGGGTTCCCCCGCAAAACTATCAG CAATATCAGCAGCAGCAGTACcaacaacaacaatatcaaCAAGTCCCGATTCAACAACAACAAGTGCCGATTCAACAACAAGTTCCAATTCAACAACAACAGGTCCCTATTCAACAGCAACAAGTCCCGGTTCAACAGCAACATGGGGGCCATGGTG gTGAGCAGCTTTTGAACACTGCAAACATCGCACAGGAAAGAGA GCACATCCAAGAGCACATGGAGGTGCCCATAGACACGTCCAAGATGTCGGAGCAAGAGCTGCAGTTCCACTACTTCAAGATGCACGACGCCGACAAAAATAACAAGCTAGACGGGTGCGAGCTGATCAAGTCGCTTATACACTGGCATG AGGAATCTCAGAACAAGGATCACGGGCATCAACACGAGGGAGCTCCACCGAGCggagaaaaaatattcacagACGAAGAATTAGTTACTTTAATAGACCCCATTATGAAACAGGATGATAACAATCTAGATGGTTACATAGATTATCCAGAATTTATGAGGGCGCAGCAGAGAACTGCCCAGATTCAGGCGGATAACGCCAGGAAACCACAGCAgtaa
- the LOC105398813 gene encoding multiple coagulation factor deficiency protein 2 homolog isoform X4, which produces MLRFVILAAFLQCTFSQQYQQKVAPGVPPQNYQANNYQNAPPPPPPQQQQYQQQQYQQQQYQQVPIQQQQVPIQQQVPIQQQQVPIQQQQVPVQQQHGGHGGEQLLNTANIAQEREHIQEHMEVPIDTSKMSEQELQFHYFKMHDADKNNKLDGCELIKSLIHWHGPGGENHEATTVYEDKDLEEMIEGSLKQADRNNDGFIDYTEFRAITQI; this is translated from the exons ATGCTGCGTTTCGTGATATTAGCTGCATTTTTGCAATGTACATTTTCGCAACAATATCAACAGAAAGTTGCCCCTGGGGTTCCCCCGCAAAACTATCAG gcaAACAACTATCAAAATGCGCCGCCCCCACCTCCCCCTCAACAGCAG CAATATCAGCAGCAGCAGTACcaacaacaacaatatcaaCAAGTCCCGATTCAACAACAACAAGTGCCGATTCAACAACAAGTTCCAATTCAACAACAACAGGTCCCTATTCAACAGCAACAAGTCCCGGTTCAACAGCAACATGGGGGCCATGGTG gTGAGCAGCTTTTGAACACTGCAAACATCGCACAGGAAAGAGA GCACATCCAAGAGCACATGGAGGTGCCCATAGACACGTCCAAGATGTCGGAGCAAGAGCTGCAGTTCCACTACTTCAAGATGCACGACGCCGACAAAAATAACAAGCTAGACGGGTGCGAGCTGATCAAGTCGCTTATACACTGGCATG GTCCTGGCGGTGAGAATCATGAGGCTACAACTGTCTATGAAGATAAAGACTTAGAGGAAATGATTGAAGGATCGCTTAAACAAGCCGATAGGAATAACGACGGCTTCATAGATTACACGGAGTTTAGGGCAATCACTCAAATCTAG
- the LOC105398813 gene encoding multiple coagulation factor deficiency protein 2 homolog isoform X5 gives MLRFVILAAFLQCTFSQQYQQKVAPGVPPQNYQANNYQNAPPPPPPQQQQYQQQQYQQQQYQQVPIQQQQVPIQQQVPIQQQQVPIQQQQVPVQQQHGGHGGEQLLNTANIAQEREHIQEHMEVPIDTSKMSEQELQFHYFKMHDADKNNKLDGCELIKSLIHWHGIPDTEATGTVYRDVDLEVLVEEMLKRRDTNNDGYIDYAEFKRD, from the exons ATGCTGCGTTTCGTGATATTAGCTGCATTTTTGCAATGTACATTTTCGCAACAATATCAACAGAAAGTTGCCCCTGGGGTTCCCCCGCAAAACTATCAG gcaAACAACTATCAAAATGCGCCGCCCCCACCTCCCCCTCAACAGCAG CAATATCAGCAGCAGCAGTACcaacaacaacaatatcaaCAAGTCCCGATTCAACAACAACAAGTGCCGATTCAACAACAAGTTCCAATTCAACAACAACAGGTCCCTATTCAACAGCAACAAGTCCCGGTTCAACAGCAACATGGGGGCCATGGTG gTGAGCAGCTTTTGAACACTGCAAACATCGCACAGGAAAGAGA GCACATCCAAGAGCACATGGAGGTGCCCATAGACACGTCCAAGATGTCGGAGCAAGAGCTGCAGTTCCACTACTTCAAGATGCACGACGCCGACAAAAATAACAAGCTAGACGGGTGCGAGCTGATCAAGTCGCTTATACACTGGCATGGT ATCCCT gatacCGAAGCCACGGGGACTGTCTACAGAGATGTTGACTTGGAAGTGTTGGTGGAGGAAATGCTGAAGCGTAGGGATACAAACAATGATGGTTATATAGACTATGCTGAATTTAAGAgagattaa